In the Peptoclostridium acidaminophilum DSM 3953 genome, one interval contains:
- a CDS encoding L7Ae/L30e/S12e/Gadd45 family ribosomal protein produces MKSSVLTLLGFAAKSGNLVTGEDALVNEIRRNSLRLLIIAQDASDNTKKKLSDKAKSYGVDFYICFSKDEISRAIGKENRAAVGIKNAEFHKRLKELLGGEPYVKDKGI; encoded by the coding sequence ATGAAAAGTAGCGTTCTTACGTTGCTTGGTTTTGCAGCAAAAAGCGGAAACCTGGTTACAGGGGAAGACGCTTTGGTCAATGAAATCAGAAGGAATTCACTGCGGCTTTTGATAATAGCACAGGATGCTTCAGACAACACTAAAAAGAAGCTCTCAGACAAGGCCAAAAGCTACGGGGTAGATTTTTATATATGTTTCAGTAAAGACGAAATAAGCAGAGCTATAGGAAAAGAAAATAGAGCTGCGGTCGGGATAAAGAATGCAGAATTTCACAAGAGACTGAAGGAATTATTAGGGGGTGAGCCTTATGTCAAGGACAAGGGTATATAA
- the nusA gene encoding transcription termination factor NusA, giving the protein MNAEFILALEQIEKEKGVAKDILIDTIEAALVSAYKKNFGSSQNVRIKIDRETGDIKVFSEKNVVEEIEDALLEILLEDARAKYGASIEVGDIIEEEVTPRDFGRIAAQNAKQVVVQRIKEAERDVIFSEYTNRESEIITGTVARVSKGIVYVSLGKTEGVLNATEQIPGEEFSIGQRIKAYITEVKKTTKGPQIFLSRSHPGIVKRLFELEVPEIYEGTVQINSIAREAGSRTKIAVSSVDENVDPVGSCVGPKGTRVKTVVDEINGEKIDIIKYSEDMAEYISNSLSPSKVISVEIFEAEKSAKVIVPDYQLSLAIGKEGQNARLAAKLTNWKIDIKSESQAGTSGDPSEHALQDAQIEAETEAELDENN; this is encoded by the coding sequence ATGAATGCTGAGTTCATACTGGCTCTGGAGCAGATAGAAAAGGAAAAAGGTGTTGCAAAGGACATACTCATAGACACTATAGAAGCTGCTTTGGTTTCAGCCTACAAGAAAAACTTTGGCTCTTCTCAGAACGTGAGAATCAAAATTGACCGCGAAACTGGCGACATAAAAGTGTTTTCAGAAAAAAACGTGGTTGAGGAAATAGAAGATGCCCTTTTGGAAATACTGCTAGAGGATGCAAGAGCCAAATACGGCGCCTCAATAGAAGTGGGCGACATAATAGAGGAAGAAGTAACTCCTAGGGACTTTGGAAGGATAGCCGCGCAAAATGCAAAGCAGGTAGTAGTCCAAAGAATTAAAGAGGCTGAAAGAGATGTGATATTCAGCGAGTACACAAACAGGGAGTCTGAGATCATAACAGGCACTGTGGCAAGAGTGTCAAAGGGCATAGTCTATGTGTCGCTTGGAAAGACAGAGGGCGTACTGAACGCGACAGAGCAGATTCCGGGCGAAGAGTTCAGTATAGGACAAAGAATAAAAGCGTATATAACCGAGGTCAAAAAGACAACCAAAGGTCCTCAGATATTCCTTTCAAGAAGCCATCCAGGGATTGTAAAGAGACTTTTCGAGCTTGAAGTGCCCGAGATATATGAAGGTACGGTGCAGATAAATTCAATAGCCAGAGAGGCCGGATCAAGAACAAAGATCGCGGTATCCTCGGTCGATGAGAATGTTGACCCGGTTGGATCTTGCGTTGGGCCAAAAGGCACCAGGGTTAAAACTGTAGTCGATGAAATCAACGGAGAAAAAATAGATATAATAAAATACAGCGAAGACATGGCTGAATACATTTCAAATTCGCTTAGCCCGTCGAAGGTCATATCGGTGGAAATATTTGAAGCTGAAAAGAGCGCAAAAGTCATAGTGCCAGACTACCAGCTTTCGCTTGCCATAGGCAAGGAGGGCCAGAATGCAAGACTGGCTGCGAAGCTTACAAACTGGAAGATTGACATAAAGAGCGAAAGCCAGGCGGGCACAAGTGGTGATCCATCTGAGCATGCTTTGCAGGATGCCCAGATAGAGGCTGAAACTGAAGCCGAGCTTGACGAAAACAATTAA
- a CDS encoding DHH family phosphoesterase: MIKLMDKLLEGECFIVTSHCNPDGDSIGSLTGLCMALRRLKKKAFVVMDDAVPANLEFLMRLSGASVLEGALPEKYSLIALDCGDAKRLCCSEAVKEGAESIINIDHHVSNDCFGDVNYVDKEASSTSEIVYYILKQISKEKKTELVDSAIASCLYTGLITDTGNFMYSNAGADSFKMACEIMKIGIDKDSIVKNLFQSNSYSRMKLLGDALETLSLHGDSIASIELTQEMFQRHGVDSNSTEGIIDYARDIENVEIAVLFKEKSKDDIKVSLRSKEYADVNAIAQKFGGGGHVRAAGCTISDTIENAKLLVIAELKKALKL, from the coding sequence ATGATTAAGCTAATGGACAAGCTGCTTGAGGGAGAATGCTTTATAGTAACATCCCACTGCAATCCGGACGGGGACAGCATAGGCTCGCTTACGGGTCTTTGCATGGCGCTTCGGAGGCTCAAGAAGAAGGCATTTGTGGTTATGGACGATGCTGTGCCTGCCAATCTTGAGTTCCTCATGAGGCTCTCGGGAGCAAGCGTTTTAGAAGGAGCTCTGCCGGAAAAGTACAGCCTTATAGCACTTGACTGCGGCGACGCCAAAAGGCTCTGCTGCAGCGAGGCCGTGAAAGAAGGCGCAGAGAGCATTATAAATATAGATCACCATGTCAGCAATGACTGCTTTGGGGATGTCAACTATGTAGACAAGGAGGCATCCTCGACAAGCGAAATAGTCTATTATATCCTAAAGCAGATTTCAAAGGAAAAAAAGACTGAGCTTGTAGACTCGGCTATTGCGTCATGCCTCTATACAGGCCTCATAACAGATACGGGGAACTTCATGTACTCGAATGCTGGTGCAGACAGCTTCAAAATGGCATGTGAAATAATGAAAATAGGCATAGACAAGGACAGCATAGTCAAGAATCTTTTCCAGAGCAATTCCTACAGCAGGATGAAGCTTCTGGGCGACGCGCTCGAGACGCTTTCGCTCCATGGAGACAGTATCGCCTCTATTGAGCTTACGCAGGAGATGTTCCAAAGGCATGGCGTAGATTCAAACAGCACGGAAGGCATAATCGACTATGCAAGGGACATAGAAAACGTTGAAATAGCAGTTCTGTTCAAGGAAAAGTCAAAAGACGACATAAAAGTAAGCCTGAGATCCAAGGAATATGCAGATGTCAATGCCATAGCCCAGAAATTCGGGGGCGGGGGCCATGTCAGAGCGGCGGGCTGTACTATATCAGATACCATTGAGAATGCAAAGCTGCTAGTTATTGCCGAACTTAAAAAGGCTTTGAAGTTATAA
- the truB gene encoding tRNA pseudouridine(55) synthase TruB, producing MNGIVNILKPTGMTSHDVVGMLRKITGIKKIGHTGTLDPNAAGVLPVCIGKATRICEFIQEKKKNNRAELTLGIKTDTYDSFGAILEKAEDFDVPADDAIKSAIESYSGEQLQQPPIYSALKVNGKKLYELARAGKSDIEIKSRKIFIHDIRVVRIEGRSVLFDVECSKGTYVRSICNDMGEALGCHGYMSFLLRMASGEFNLENSHTIEEFEAALKLDGAKDILLPTDYALKEYNQVDIFESAMKSFLNGAYVYGKGFTAGAGIQEGDLVRVYSQGVFYGIGRGCLVEDQLCIKSYKLLV from the coding sequence TTGAACGGCATAGTTAACATACTGAAACCAACAGGTATGACTTCGCATGATGTTGTAGGAATGCTTAGAAAAATAACGGGAATAAAGAAAATCGGCCATACCGGCACGCTTGACCCAAATGCAGCAGGCGTGCTCCCGGTTTGCATAGGCAAGGCTACAAGAATATGTGAGTTTATACAAGAAAAGAAAAAAAATAACAGAGCAGAGCTGACTCTGGGGATAAAGACAGACACATACGACTCCTTCGGAGCCATTCTGGAAAAAGCCGAGGATTTTGACGTGCCAGCGGATGATGCCATAAAAAGTGCAATAGAGAGCTACAGCGGAGAGCAGCTCCAGCAGCCTCCGATATATTCGGCGCTCAAAGTGAACGGCAAAAAACTATACGAGCTTGCCAGAGCAGGAAAGAGCGATATAGAGATAAAGTCCAGGAAGATATTCATACACGACATCCGGGTTGTGAGGATAGAAGGAAGAAGCGTGCTGTTCGATGTGGAATGCTCAAAGGGCACTTATGTCCGGAGCATATGCAACGACATGGGCGAGGCACTAGGATGCCACGGCTACATGTCGTTCCTGCTTAGAATGGCCTCGGGTGAATTCAACCTTGAAAATTCACACACAATAGAGGAATTTGAAGCGGCATTAAAGCTTGACGGCGCAAAGGATATTCTTTTGCCGACAGACTATGCGCTAAAGGAGTACAACCAGGTGGACATATTTGAGTCTGCAATGAAATCCTTTCTAAACGGAGCCTATGTGTATGGCAAAGGCTTCACAGCAGGCGCTGGTATTCAAGAGGGCGATCTGGTACGGGTCTATTCCCAGGGAGTCTTCTACGGCATAGGCAGGGGATGCCTTGTGGAAGATCAGCTGTGCATAAAAAGCTATAAATTACTTGTGTAA
- the dapG gene encoding aspartate kinase, with the protein MGIVIKKFGGTSLENIQRMRRVADIIKGSVESGNQLVVVVSAMGRKGAPYATDTLIDLCKDISGSDVSLREMDMLMSCGEIISGAVLVHVLRGCGIGAVLLTGAQAGIMTDDKFSNASVLEVDPKRIQSELEHGRVVIVTGFQGISRDGEITTLGRGGSDTSAVVIGSALNASVVEIYTDVEGIMTADPKIQPNARTIENINYDEVFQMAETGAKVIHPRAVEVAKNSNIVLKIKNTLSEGEGTSVGYSKGKDTYNMNKKLITAVASKDNVAQIMVNTSDIAMFSKILDDIKAQDISIDMINFFMVQKAFTVNGDEVSKIEETLKKYDTKYTIATECSKVTVIGDRITGIPGVMSRIVTALSGVDVDILQTTDSHMTISCLIKTEDVKKAVNSLHDEFALYM; encoded by the coding sequence ATGGGCATAGTGATTAAAAAATTCGGCGGAACATCGCTTGAAAACATACAAAGAATGAGAAGGGTCGCAGACATTATAAAAGGCAGCGTAGAGAGCGGCAATCAGCTTGTGGTGGTTGTTTCTGCAATGGGCAGAAAAGGGGCTCCGTATGCAACAGATACGCTTATAGATCTTTGCAAAGACATAAGCGGCAGTGACGTCAGCCTCAGGGAGATGGATATGCTCATGTCGTGCGGAGAGATTATATCAGGAGCAGTGCTCGTGCATGTGCTGAGAGGCTGCGGAATAGGAGCAGTTCTGCTTACTGGTGCACAGGCAGGCATAATGACGGATGACAAGTTTTCAAATGCGAGCGTGCTGGAGGTTGATCCCAAAAGAATTCAAAGCGAGCTAGAGCATGGCAGGGTTGTAATAGTTACTGGTTTCCAGGGCATCTCAAGGGATGGGGAAATTACAACGCTGGGCAGAGGCGGCAGCGATACCTCGGCGGTGGTAATAGGGAGCGCGCTCAATGCCAGCGTTGTAGAGATATACACCGATGTAGAGGGGATAATGACGGCTGATCCCAAAATTCAGCCAAATGCGCGCACTATAGAAAATATCAATTATGACGAGGTGTTCCAGATGGCCGAAACTGGCGCGAAGGTAATACACCCAAGGGCTGTGGAGGTTGCAAAAAACAGCAACATAGTCCTTAAGATAAAAAACACGCTCAGCGAGGGCGAAGGTACAAGCGTGGGCTACAGCAAAGGAAAGGACACGTACAACATGAACAAGAAGCTTATAACAGCCGTTGCAAGCAAGGATAACGTGGCTCAGATCATGGTAAACACCAGCGACATTGCTATGTTTTCTAAAATACTAGACGACATAAAAGCCCAGGATATAAGCATAGACATGATCAACTTTTTTATGGTCCAAAAGGCGTTCACGGTAAACGGCGACGAGGTAAGCAAAATAGAGGAGACGCTCAAAAAATACGATACAAAATACACAATTGCGACTGAATGCTCCAAGGTGACTGTCATCGGAGACAGGATTACAGGCATACCCGGAGTTATGTCGAGGATAGTGACTGCTCTAAGCGGCGTGGACGTAGACATACTCCAGACAACCGACTCACATATGACCATATCGTGCCTTATAAAGACAGAAGATGTAAAGAAAGCCGTGAATTCACTGCATGATGAATTTGCGCTTTACATGTAG
- a CDS encoding bifunctional riboflavin kinase/FAD synthetase, which produces MEIYSSLDQITINEDTVVTIGNFDGVHLGHQSLIKKAVDVQEKRGLKSLLLTFENHPSDFLKGKHVRLLTVKAEKLRLIEDMGIKIFVSLPFDEKISGLEPEKFVNNILVEKLRAKAVVVGYDFRFGKNRAGDIHKLERLSKDYGYSIDVIEPILRNGQKISSSLIRRMLSEGNVREAGIMLGREYDVSGTIIHGRKFGRQIGFPTINIQADESALIPKTGVYYTKVLLDGREYCGATNVGYNPTIDGSRLSVETHIIGFCGDVYGRTARIIFLDRLRNEIKFNSIEELKVQLQNDVQNIKKLFTCKFQYGTIQSGN; this is translated from the coding sequence ATGGAGATATACAGCAGTTTGGACCAGATAACAATAAATGAAGATACGGTGGTCACCATAGGAAATTTCGACGGGGTTCACCTTGGGCATCAAAGCCTGATAAAAAAGGCCGTGGATGTCCAGGAAAAAAGAGGACTTAAGAGTCTGCTGCTGACGTTTGAAAACCACCCCAGCGATTTTTTGAAGGGGAAGCATGTAAGGCTTTTAACGGTCAAGGCCGAAAAGCTCAGATTGATAGAAGACATGGGCATAAAGATTTTTGTCAGCCTGCCATTCGATGAAAAAATTTCCGGACTGGAACCGGAAAAGTTTGTGAATAATATACTGGTTGAAAAGCTAAGGGCCAAGGCTGTAGTTGTTGGATATGACTTCAGATTCGGCAAAAATAGAGCCGGAGACATACACAAGCTCGAGCGGCTCTCCAAAGACTACGGCTACAGTATCGATGTAATAGAACCCATACTAAGGAACGGGCAGAAGATAAGCAGCTCTCTTATAAGAAGGATGCTCAGCGAAGGCAATGTAAGGGAAGCTGGTATAATGCTCGGAAGAGAATATGATGTAAGCGGCACGATAATTCACGGCAGAAAATTCGGAAGGCAGATAGGCTTTCCAACTATAAACATACAGGCAGACGAGAGCGCGCTGATACCAAAAACAGGAGTCTATTACACCAAAGTGCTGCTTGATGGCAGGGAATACTGCGGGGCCACAAATGTCGGCTACAACCCAACGATTGACGGCAGCAGGCTTTCCGTGGAAACACACATAATAGGTTTTTGCGGCGATGTATATGGAAGGACTGCCAGAATAATTTTCCTGGACAGGCTAAGGAATGAAATAAAATTCAATTCCATCGAAGAGCTGAAAGTACAGCTCCAAAACGACGTTCAAAATATCAAAAAACTATTTACTTGCAAATTTCAATATGGTACAATACAAAGTGGTAATTAA
- the rbfA gene encoding 30S ribosome-binding factor RbfA yields the protein MGQMRLKRIGEEIKKIISTMIQSGEIKDPRVSTLTSITEVDVTEDFKYAYVYVSVLMGDKEAALKGLKSASGFIRKEIGRDIKLRYTPEVVFKLDDSIERGIYMSKLIDKLKDEEGNND from the coding sequence ATGGGACAAATGCGATTAAAAAGAATCGGTGAAGAGATCAAAAAGATAATAAGCACAATGATCCAATCCGGAGAGATAAAAGATCCAAGGGTTTCGACGTTGACTAGCATAACAGAAGTCGATGTCACTGAGGACTTCAAATATGCATACGTATACGTAAGCGTGCTTATGGGTGACAAGGAGGCTGCGCTAAAAGGCCTGAAAAGTGCAAGCGGCTTCATAAGGAAGGAAATCGGCAGGGACATAAAGCTAAGGTATACACCTGAGGTAGTGTTCAAGCTCGATGATTCGATTGAGCGGGGCATATACATGTCCAAGCTTATCGACAAGCTAAAGGATGAAGAAGGCAACAATGATTAA
- the rpsO gene encoding 30S ribosomal protein S15: MLEKVAKQSIIEQFKTCENDTGSPEVQVAILTTRINQLNDHLKTHKKDHHSRRGLFKMVGKRRNLLRYLKDKDLVRYQELIKKLGLRK, encoded by the coding sequence ATGTTAGAAAAAGTAGCAAAGCAAAGCATAATCGAGCAGTTCAAGACTTGTGAAAATGATACTGGTTCTCCTGAGGTTCAAGTAGCAATACTTACTACAAGAATAAACCAGCTTAATGATCACCTTAAGACTCACAAGAAGGATCACCACTCAAGAAGAGGTCTTTTCAAGATGGTTGGTAAGAGAAGGAACCTGCTTAGATATCTTAAGGATAAAGATCTTGTAAGATATCAGGAGCTAATTAAAAAACTTGGTTTAAGAAAGTAG
- the rnpM gene encoding RNase P modulator RnpM, whose translation MKKRKTPLRKCVSCQERSDKKTLLRIVRTKEGDVFLDHSGKANGRGAYICSLACLEDAIKKKSLSRALNVEIPDEVYDKLREELKKYEK comes from the coding sequence TTGAAAAAGAGGAAAACACCTTTAAGAAAATGCGTAAGCTGTCAGGAAAGAAGCGACAAGAAGACGCTTCTTAGGATAGTAAGAACAAAGGAAGGCGACGTATTTCTGGATCATTCGGGGAAGGCCAATGGAAGAGGGGCTTATATATGCAGCCTTGCATGCCTTGAAGATGCTATAAAGAAAAAGTCGCTATCCAGAGCGCTAAACGTCGAAATACCAGATGAGGTATATGACAAGCTCAGAGAGGAGCTAAAAAAATATGAAAAGTAG
- the pnp gene encoding polyribonucleotide nucleotidyltransferase — protein sequence MYSSYEMNLAGRALTVEIGKVAEQADGSCMVRYGDTVVLATVCASASPREGIDFFPLSVDYEEKTYAVGKIPGGFIKREGRPSERAVLTSRLIDRPIRPLFPKGYRNEVQVITKVLSVDQDCNPDIVAMIGSSIALSISSVPFAGPTGAVSVGLVDGQLVVNPRLDERENSAMYLVVSGTRDAIMMVEAGADEVSEEIMIEAIIEAHDEIKKIVDFVDGIVAKEGKAKQEYVVFETDPQIKEMVNEYATDKMVSAIRTADKLERVENMDKVKAETAAYFEEKYAEGFGEIEKDVKAALDSLVKTQVRTMIAKEGIRPDNRGLEEIRPIWSEVGVLPRTHGSALFTRGQTQALTIATLGALGDVQRLDGLDEKEEKRYMHHYNFPPFSTGEAKFLRGPGRREIGHGALAERALEPVLPSKDEFPYAIRLVSEILSSNGSSSMASVCGSTLSLLDAGVPVKDMVSGIAMGLIKEGDSIAILSDIQGMEDFLGDMDFKVAGTKKGITAIQMDIKIHGIDRSVLENALRQAKEGRFFILGKMQETMTAPRTELSPYAPRIIQMLIDVDKIRDVIGPGGKVITKIVEETGVKIDIENDGRVFITAENLEAGEKAKAIIENIVKVPEVGEVYTGKVTRLMKFGVFVEILPGKEGLIHISNIAHERIEKVEDALNVGDVVQVKLMEIDDQGRINLSRKALLEK from the coding sequence ATGTACAGTAGTTATGAAATGAACCTGGCGGGAAGAGCGCTGACTGTTGAGATTGGCAAGGTTGCAGAGCAGGCTGATGGAAGCTGCATGGTAAGATACGGGGACACGGTTGTGCTTGCAACTGTATGTGCTTCAGCTTCACCTAGGGAAGGTATAGACTTTTTCCCTCTGAGCGTTGATTACGAGGAGAAAACTTATGCTGTAGGTAAAATCCCGGGAGGTTTCATAAAAAGAGAAGGAAGACCTTCAGAGAGGGCAGTATTGACCTCGAGACTTATAGACAGGCCGATAAGGCCGCTTTTCCCAAAGGGATACAGAAACGAAGTTCAGGTCATAACAAAGGTGCTTTCTGTAGATCAGGACTGCAATCCTGACATAGTTGCTATGATAGGCTCATCTATCGCCCTTTCAATATCATCAGTTCCTTTTGCAGGGCCTACGGGAGCGGTTTCAGTAGGACTCGTTGACGGCCAGCTTGTTGTGAATCCAAGGCTTGACGAAAGGGAAAATAGCGCAATGTATCTAGTGGTTTCAGGTACAAGAGATGCCATAATGATGGTCGAAGCAGGCGCAGATGAAGTAAGCGAAGAGATAATGATTGAAGCCATAATCGAGGCTCATGACGAGATTAAGAAAATAGTCGATTTCGTTGACGGTATAGTTGCCAAGGAAGGAAAGGCAAAGCAGGAATATGTTGTATTTGAAACCGATCCCCAGATAAAGGAAATGGTTAATGAATACGCAACCGATAAAATGGTTTCTGCCATAAGAACTGCCGACAAGCTTGAAAGAGTAGAAAACATGGACAAGGTCAAGGCCGAGACAGCAGCCTATTTCGAGGAGAAATATGCTGAAGGCTTCGGCGAGATTGAAAAGGACGTCAAGGCTGCACTTGACTCGCTTGTCAAAACGCAGGTAAGGACAATGATAGCTAAAGAGGGCATAAGGCCTGACAACAGAGGACTTGAAGAGATAAGGCCGATATGGAGCGAAGTTGGCGTGCTTCCAAGAACTCACGGATCTGCACTTTTCACAAGGGGACAGACACAGGCGCTCACTATAGCTACGCTGGGAGCCCTCGGAGACGTTCAGAGACTCGACGGACTAGATGAAAAAGAAGAAAAAAGATATATGCACCACTACAATTTCCCTCCTTTCAGCACTGGTGAGGCAAAGTTCCTCAGAGGACCTGGAAGAAGAGAGATTGGACACGGAGCCCTTGCAGAAAGAGCGCTTGAGCCTGTACTCCCAAGCAAGGATGAATTCCCTTATGCCATAAGGCTTGTGTCTGAGATACTAAGCTCGAACGGCTCATCGTCAATGGCGAGCGTATGTGGAAGCACACTTTCGCTGCTTGATGCCGGAGTGCCCGTAAAGGACATGGTTTCGGGAATAGCAATGGGTCTTATAAAAGAAGGCGACAGCATAGCCATACTATCCGATATTCAGGGAATGGAAGATTTCCTGGGCGACATGGACTTCAAGGTGGCGGGAACTAAAAAAGGCATAACTGCCATACAAATGGACATAAAGATACACGGAATAGACAGAAGCGTGCTTGAAAACGCCCTTAGGCAGGCAAAGGAAGGCAGATTCTTCATACTTGGCAAGATGCAGGAAACAATGACTGCGCCAAGAACTGAGCTTTCGCCTTACGCACCTAGAATAATACAAATGCTTATAGATGTAGACAAGATAAGGGACGTAATAGGACCTGGCGGTAAGGTAATAACTAAGATAGTTGAGGAAACCGGCGTCAAGATAGATATCGAAAATGACGGCAGGGTGTTCATAACAGCTGAGAATCTCGAAGCCGGAGAAAAGGCGAAGGCCATAATAGAAAACATTGTAAAAGTGCCTGAAGTAGGGGAAGTTTACACAGGCAAGGTTACAAGGCTTATGAAATTCGGAGTATTTGTAGAGATACTTCCAGGCAAAGAGGGCCTTATACACATATCCAACATAGCGCATGAGCGAATCGAGAAGGTTGAAGACGCGCTCAATGTGGGAGACGTGGTGCAGGTCAAGCTGATGGAAATTGATGACCAGGGAAGAATAAACCTTTCGAGAAAGGCACTTTTAGAAAAATAA
- the infB gene encoding translation initiation factor IF-2 codes for MSRTRVYKLAQELGISSKELIERLEELDIKVANHMSTLEEDEADLIVELLGDEKKASTAKAAGDMESADTEAEEESVELEKLTFKGSLTVSELAKLLGKTPAEIITVLFKRGIMATINNEVDIDVANEMAFEFGYEICMEEEEEVQDIAIEEDKEEDLVTRPPIVTVMGHVDHGKTKLLDAIRNANVQAKEAGGITQHIGAYTVKIDGKKITFLDTPGHEAFTSMRARGAQVTDIAILVVAADDGVMPQTIEAINHAKAANVPIIVAVNKMDKPSANPDKVKQELADQGLLVEDWGGEVISVPVSALKNENIDTLLEMILIVAEMEELKANPDRKAVGTVVEGELDKGRGPVATVIVQNGTLKVGDPLVVGSTYGKIRAMIDDKGKNVKKATPSMPVEILGLSDVPNAGDQFVVVGSDKIARSIADKRKARAREDMLKAGQKVSLDDFFKQMQEGAIKDLNVIVKADVQGSVQAVKQSLEKLSHDEVAVRVIHGGAGAITESDVMLAAASNAIIIGFNVRPMPGAKSLAERESVDVRTYRVIYDAIEDIKDAMHGMLEPEFVEEETGKAEIREIYKVSGIGTIAGCYVTDGKIQRNSQIRIVRDGIIIHDGKLASLKRFKDDAKEVASGYECGMSVENFNDLKLGDILEAYVMKEVARKKK; via the coding sequence ATGTCAAGGACAAGGGTATATAAACTGGCGCAGGAGCTGGGAATTTCAAGCAAGGAGCTCATTGAAAGGCTTGAGGAGCTGGATATAAAGGTGGCAAATCACATGAGTACATTAGAGGAAGATGAAGCTGATTTGATAGTGGAGCTGCTCGGCGACGAGAAAAAAGCTTCGACGGCAAAGGCAGCAGGCGATATGGAATCGGCAGACACTGAGGCTGAGGAAGAATCCGTTGAGCTTGAGAAACTGACTTTCAAGGGATCACTTACTGTATCAGAGCTGGCAAAGCTTCTTGGAAAAACGCCGGCTGAAATAATCACAGTGCTTTTCAAAAGAGGCATAATGGCCACTATAAACAACGAGGTGGACATAGACGTAGCCAACGAAATGGCATTCGAGTTTGGCTATGAGATTTGCATGGAAGAGGAAGAAGAAGTTCAGGACATAGCAATAGAAGAGGACAAGGAGGAGGATCTTGTAACAAGACCTCCTATAGTGACTGTAATGGGCCACGTTGACCACGGAAAAACCAAGCTGCTTGACGCCATAAGAAATGCAAATGTACAGGCAAAAGAGGCAGGCGGCATAACTCAGCATATCGGAGCATATACGGTAAAGATAGACGGCAAAAAAATAACATTCCTGGACACTCCGGGCCACGAGGCGTTCACATCGATGAGGGCAAGGGGAGCCCAGGTGACTGACATAGCCATACTAGTAGTTGCGGCAGACGACGGCGTAATGCCTCAGACTATAGAGGCTATCAACCACGCCAAGGCGGCCAATGTCCCAATTATAGTGGCAGTAAATAAAATGGACAAGCCTTCGGCAAATCCGGACAAGGTAAAGCAGGAGCTTGCAGACCAGGGACTTCTTGTAGAGGATTGGGGCGGAGAAGTAATATCTGTGCCTGTATCGGCCCTCAAGAACGAAAACATAGACACGCTGCTTGAGATGATACTCATAGTCGCTGAAATGGAAGAGCTAAAGGCTAATCCAGACAGGAAGGCCGTGGGAACAGTAGTCGAAGGCGAGCTTGACAAGGGCAGGGGCCCTGTTGCCACTGTAATAGTTCAAAACGGAACTCTGAAAGTGGGAGACCCTTTAGTTGTTGGTTCGACATATGGCAAGATCAGGGCAATGATTGATGACAAGGGCAAAAATGTAAAAAAAGCCACACCTTCAATGCCTGTTGAAATACTTGGACTGTCGGATGTGCCTAACGCAGGAGATCAGTTTGTTGTAGTAGGAAGCGACAAGATTGCAAGGAGCATAGCAGACAAGAGAAAGGCCAGGGCAAGGGAAGACATGCTTAAGGCCGGCCAGAAGGTTTCGCTTGATGACTTCTTCAAGCAGATGCAAGAAGGCGCAATAAAAGATCTGAATGTAATAGTTAAGGCTGACGTGCAGGGATCTGTTCAGGCTGTGAAGCAATCGCTTGAAAAGCTAAGCCATGACGAGGTCGCTGTCAGGGTTATACACGGCGGCGCAGGAGCAATAACTGAATCGGACGTAATGCTTGCTGCAGCTTCTAATGCAATAATAATAGGATTCAACGTAAGGCCAATGCCGGGAGCCAAATCTCTTGCCGAGAGGGAAAGCGTCGACGTAAGGACTTACAGGGTAATATACGATGCAATTGAGGACATAAAGGATGCAATGCACGGAATGCTTGAGCCTGAATTTGTTGAAGAGGAAACCGGCAAGGCTGAAATCAGAGAGATTTACAAGGTGTCTGGAATTGGAACAATAGCAGGCTGCTATGTGACTGATGGAAAGATACAAAGAAATTCTCAGATAAGAATTGTAAGAGACGGAATAATAATTCACGATGGCAAGCTGGCATCGCTAAAAAGATTCAAGGATGATGCAAAAGAGGTTGCTTCAGGCTATGAGTGCGGCATGAGCGTTGAAAACTTCAACGACCTCAAGCTGGGAGACATACTTGAGGCATATGTAATGAAGGAAGTTGCCAGGAAGAAAAAATAG